GCTGTATCAACTTTTCCGTTTTTGAAATCCTGTTACAAGTAAATGTAAAAATCCAATACTTTCATGATTAAAAATCTTCCTAAGCTAAGAGTAGTTCTTTCACGCACCTCAACTTCAAGGATAAGCTTGTGGTACTCAATGGTGGTGGGAACCCCtgatgaaacaagaaaaaaattgaaaacatttcATCACAAGTGCAACAAAAGCAGAATCAGCAATCCACGGAATACCTGTAATAATAGTGTCATTGAGTGCACGCTTCATCCGCTCGATCGCCCTTTCCCTCGTTGGAGCCCATACAATAAgctaaaatgaataaaagacACACCATAAATGTCAAAAGAAACCGATGCTAGTCTACTGTGATGTCCTTAAACAACCAACCATAAACAATCCAGAAAGAAAAAAGGCAGAGTGAAATATACCTTTCCAAGAAGAGAATCATAGCTTGGAGGAACAACATAGTCCGGATACACATGGCTATCCATCCTAACAAAAGGACCTCCAGATGGCAGATACGATGTTATTCTTCCTGTTATTGTGacagaaataaatttttaaatcaaaaagtCATATATGCTAACAGTTGGTAAATATAGCGTATAAACGGTGTAATAATAACATACCAGGTCCAGGTCTGAATCCTTTAAATGGGTCTTCTGCATTGATACGACACTCAATCGAATGTCCTCTAAGCACAATCTCATCctgtttaagaaaattattccAGATTGAAGAAGTTTTTCTATCAAAGAGCATATAATGATTGATAGACACCAGTTATACCTGTGTATAACGCAGTTTCTCTCCCATTGCAACACGGATCTGTTCTTCAATCAAATCAACTGAGTAAATCATCTCCGTCACAGGGTGCTCCACCTAATATTAATCAGTAGCCACTCGTTAAGCTTCAAATGCTTCTAGATTAAAAGAAAGATTCATGATAACTTAACAAACCTGGATTCTAGTGTTCATTTCCATGAAATAGAAGGAACCTCTCTCATCCAGAAGAAACTCCACTGTACCAACACCAATGTAACCAATGGACGCTGCTGCTGCCACTGCTGCATCACCCATGGCTTTTCGCAGCTCAGGGGTCAGTGCAGGAGAAGGTGCTTCTTCCAGCAACTTTTGGTTACGCCTCTGTGGTCAAGAGAAGATTTAGTTAGACGCGAAAGCAACACTCATAGTAGGTTTGTAAcacaagttcaatttttttttttgcattggtGTCTTAGCAACTACTATAGAGAACATTATGTGTGCAATTTGAAAAGATCACTAATGAGAAGCTCTATATATATTAAGTGGTCAGTTTTACTTTTCTTCTGAGATGACAAAGCAACAAAAGTGGATACTGGAAATGATACCTGGATGCTGCAGTCACGCTCGCCAAAGTGAACAACGTTACCAAATTTATCGGCAAGAATCTAAAATCCAACAGCAGTTAGATGAGAACAGTTGATAGCACACTGaagatctaaaaatatttttgctgAGTCGAAGTCTATGTAAACCTGGAACTCAATATGACGGGGATTTTGCACGTACTTCTCCAGATAAACTCCATCATTTCCAAAAGCAGCAGCGGCCTCACTCTTTGCTTGCTGCAGAACACCAAAATTAAAGGTTGTTAAAAATCTTACAGATCTTTTATGGTATAGTAGTTGGATATGGTTAACTTTATGTATACTTGTATTTAACTACAACATCTTCATGCATGTAAAGTTTATCCTGAGAAAAATTAGGAATATGATGCAGACAATAGCACTCTAGGTTGTCTAAGGGTTATGATTCTATGATACATTCCTATCAAATATCTGAATACAGGAGGACGTGATTATGATCTTCTGAAATTCTAATGTTGGCCATTTTGTAGATCAATTTGCCTTGATTTTCATACCTGCAACAGTTTCACAAACTCTGACGGTTCATTGGCAAGACGCATTCCACGTCCACCACCACCTGCTGTTGCCTTGAAACCACAAAGAGACAAGTTGTGAGATTCAATACTCAGTGAAACATTCTAAGAAGTACAGAGATAGCTTTGGAAAAGAAAGACAAAAGCTTCATCTGCTGCCTATAGAAACGAAATAATTTACCTTGATCATTACAGGGTACCCAATCTCATTGGCGAGCCTGACTCCTTCCTCTGTGCTCTGTAACAATAATAAATTTCAATACAATAAAGTACCAAGAGACCCTTTAGTACTACTCAACTTGAGATGCATAACTGAATATTCTATAATACCTGCAATAATCCATCACTCCCTGGTACAGTAGGGACACCAGCATTTTTCATTGTCTCCCTAGCAGTTGATTTGTCACCCATGACACGGATGCTATCAGGCTGCAGATGCAGATAATCCCATTAGAGAGCATTTTCTTTTCCTATAttctgaaattaaaaaaaaaaacttacatttgGTCCAATGAAATTGATCCTGTGTTCTCTACACATCTCTACAAAAAGAGCGTTCTCCGCAAGGAATCCATATCCAGGATGGAGCATTGTACATCCTCTGCTAATCGCAGCTGACAGAACATTCGGTATCAACAAATACCTGCACACAATtcacaataaaaaatttatttacaaacttATATTTATGCATGTTAAGAAAAGAATGGAACAAACTTACGACTGGTTGCTAGGAGCTTCACCAATACAAACAGCTTCATCAGCCAACTTCACATGAAGTGCATCCTTGTCTATAGTTGAGTAAACAGCAACACAAGGGATCCCCATTTCGTGAGCTGTTCGGATAACACGGACAGCGATTTCACCTCTGTTAGCCACAAGAATCTTATCCCCACTGCTACAAGTAGCAGCAAACGCACCACCACCACTTTTTCTCTTCACGTTCCGGCTAACTTTTAAAGTCAGAGTCTTTTGCCTCGGGAAGCTAACCGTTTGTCCCATAGTGACATTACATTGGGAACTTCTAATACTACCTCCCGACCTCCCCATGAACAAAGACTAGTATATACATAAGGATAAGCGATTAGAATGTTTATTTCATAAGAATAACAAACAAGCATGCATTGTTACAGTTACATAccaaatagataaaaaaaaaaaaatcaattataaatatttttcaggAGATAATCAAATGGGAAGTATCAAGTTCGAATTTTCAAAATCTCAgacaataattaaattagaccaAAGCTCAAGTTCGAAGTAATGAATGCATCAAACAGAAAACTCCAAAAATGAAAGAGTGAAGATGGGGTGTTTTGTGTGCTTACGGGAAGGGAGACAATGGATTTGGGATTAGTAATCATTGAGGCGTCCATTGCACGCAGATCCTGGTTTACAGAGGA
The nucleotide sequence above comes from Brassica napus cultivar Da-Ae chromosome A9, Da-Ae, whole genome shotgun sequence. Encoded proteins:
- the LOC106420201 gene encoding biotin carboxylase, chloroplastic; this encodes MDASMITNPKSIVSLPSLFMGRSGGSIRSSQCNVTMGQTVSFPRQKTLTLKVSRNVKRKSGGGAFAATCSSGDKILVANRGEIAVRVIRTAHEMGIPCVAVYSTIDKDALHVKLADEAVCIGEAPSNQSYLLIPNVLSAAISRGCTMLHPGYGFLAENALFVEMCREHRINFIGPNPDSIRVMGDKSTARETMKNAGVPTVPGSDGLLQSTEEGVRLANEIGYPVMIKATAGGGGRGMRLANEPSEFVKLLQQAKSEAAAAFGNDGVYLEKYVQNPRHIEFQILADKFGNVVHFGERDCSIQRRNQKLLEEAPSPALTPELRKAMGDAAVAAAASIGYIGVGTVEFLLDERGSFYFMEMNTRIQVEHPVTEMIYSVDLIEEQIRVAMGEKLRYTQDEIVLRGHSIECRINAEDPFKGFRPGPGRITSYLPSGGPFVRMDSHVYPDYVVPPSYDSLLGKLIVWAPTRERAIERMKRALNDTIITGVPTTIEYHKLILEVEDFKNGKVDTAFIPKHEEELAEPDEIVPVKDLTNVAA